A single region of the Streptomyces sp. AM 4-1-1 genome encodes:
- a CDS encoding PRC and DUF2382 domain-containing protein, whose amino-acid sequence MGAADGFTDSGELDGLTVYDSDGEKIGNVGRVYVDDDTGKPDWITVKTGLFGMKESFVPLSGARRSGSDLHISHPKDRVKDAPRVDADAHLSVSEEEELYRHYGLTRNRTTKLGDRSGTGTGTPDASRAGVLGAAGAGAGAGAAGTARTAGDPAGTGKHRNADASAMSRPMAGAGAERSAPGMGGKEEVIRSEEQLRVGTEEYESGKAHLRKYVVTENVTRTVPVSHEEVRMVREPLRGDEKSTRASDIGEQDVEVTLHAERATVRKEAVPVERVRLETDRVTEQKEVSAEVRKEQVDYADGSEKGGKDAGGEFGRGRRR is encoded by the coding sequence ATGGGTGCCGCTGACGGTTTCACGGATTCCGGAGAGCTCGACGGCCTGACGGTCTACGACAGTGACGGGGAGAAGATCGGAAATGTGGGGCGGGTGTACGTCGACGACGACACCGGCAAGCCGGACTGGATCACGGTCAAGACCGGTCTGTTCGGCATGAAGGAGAGCTTCGTACCGCTCTCCGGGGCCCGGCGGTCGGGTTCCGACCTGCACATCTCGCATCCCAAGGACCGCGTCAAGGACGCCCCGAGGGTCGACGCGGACGCGCATCTGTCCGTCTCGGAGGAGGAAGAGCTCTACCGGCACTACGGACTGACCCGGAACCGCACGACGAAGCTCGGCGACCGGTCCGGCACCGGCACCGGGACGCCCGACGCGTCCCGCGCGGGTGTTCTGGGTGCCGCGGGCGCCGGAGCGGGCGCCGGAGCGGCGGGTACCGCGCGTACCGCCGGTGATCCGGCCGGTACGGGCAAGCACCGGAACGCGGACGCGTCCGCCATGTCCCGTCCGATGGCGGGGGCGGGAGCGGAGCGGTCGGCTCCCGGCATGGGCGGCAAGGAGGAGGTCATCCGGTCCGAGGAGCAGCTGCGCGTCGGCACGGAGGAGTACGAGAGCGGCAAGGCGCATCTGCGCAAGTACGTGGTGACCGAGAACGTCACCAGGACGGTGCCCGTGAGCCATGAAGAGGTGCGGATGGTCCGTGAACCTCTGCGGGGCGACGAGAAGTCGACCCGGGCGTCGGACATCGGCGAGCAGGACGTGGAGGTCACGCTGCACGCGGAGCGTGCCACGGTCCGCAAGGAGGCCGTGCCGGTGGAACGGGTGCGTCTGGAGACCGACCGGGTCACCGAACAGAAGGAGGTCTCCGCCGAGGTCCGCAAGGAGCAGGTCGACTACGCGGACGGCTCGGAGAAGGGCGGCAAGGACGCGGGCGGCGAGTTCGGCCGCGGTCGTCGCCGCTGA